A genomic segment from Candidatus Leptovillus gracilis encodes:
- a CDS encoding sugar ABC transporter permease, which yields MDGAIIHDEVEERPSKIRRWASREGNAYAFVLPYALMFTIFIVVPVLVAFGLSFTFFDTIQPPTFNGLRNYITLLTQDDVFMRYVLPNTIRFAVIVGPGGYVMAFMLAWMLAQLPQAPRTILALILYSPSMTTAVAMAVVWKTLFSGDQNGYLNSYLLQSGLIQEPVQWLQSPQYLMTIMIFVTLWSSMGVGFLAMLAGILEISPELYEAGSLDGISNRFQEIIHITIPSMKPQMLFGAVMAIVGTFQAGAIGVTLSGVNPTPQYAGQLIVNHIEDFGFLRYEMGYAAAVSVVLLLMVLFFSRFANRLFGSND from the coding sequence ATGGATGGGGCGATAATACACGACGAGGTGGAAGAACGGCCGTCTAAAATCCGGCGTTGGGCGAGCAGAGAAGGCAACGCCTATGCCTTTGTGCTGCCCTATGCGCTCATGTTCACCATCTTCATCGTTGTGCCGGTGTTGGTGGCGTTTGGGTTGTCGTTTACCTTTTTCGACACCATCCAGCCGCCGACGTTTAACGGCCTGCGCAATTACATCACGCTGCTGACGCAGGATGATGTGTTTATGCGCTACGTGCTGCCCAACACCATCCGGTTTGCCGTGATTGTGGGGCCGGGTGGCTATGTGATGGCTTTTATGCTGGCCTGGATGTTGGCGCAACTGCCGCAAGCGCCGCGCACCATCCTGGCGCTGATTTTGTACTCGCCCTCGATGACAACGGCCGTTGCCATGGCCGTCGTCTGGAAAACCCTGTTCAGCGGCGATCAAAACGGCTACCTGAACAGCTACCTGTTGCAGTCAGGTCTCATTCAGGAACCGGTCCAATGGCTGCAATCGCCGCAATACCTGATGACCATCATGATTTTTGTTACCCTGTGGAGCAGCATGGGCGTCGGTTTTCTGGCGATGCTGGCCGGTATTCTGGAGATTAGCCCGGAATTGTACGAGGCGGGCAGCCTGGATGGCATCAGTAACCGCTTTCAGGAGATCATTCACATCACCATCCCTTCGATGAAGCCGCAGATGTTGTTTGGCGCGGTGATGGCGATTGTGGGCACATTTCAGGCCGGGGCGATTGGCGTCACGCTGTCGGGGGTCAACCCAACGCCGCAGTACGCCGGGCAGTTGATTGTGAACCACATTGAGGATTTTGGCTTTTTGCGCTATGAGATGGGCTATGCAGCGGCCGTTTCCGTGGTGCTGCTGCTGATGGTCTTGTTCTTCTCCCGCTTCGCCAACCGCCTGTTCGGCAGCAATGATTGA